In Esox lucius isolate fEsoLuc1 chromosome 3, fEsoLuc1.pri, whole genome shotgun sequence, the sequence ATACGAAACCAACCTATAAAAGGGACCGTGAAATGTTTACCACTTATAACCGCTTATAACACATATTACCTTCACCTTAATGCTTACGAAATTCCCAGTGGTCCAGCGGAATTTAAATTGATGCTGAGATGACGCTATGCGCAATAACATCCGCGCGTCCGTGGCTGTCCGTAGTTTAACGTTGTGAGTCACGTTGAGGACGTTAATCCAAACACCGAGAGAATTTGTTTATCATCGTCCTCGGCTATTCTATTCTTTAAATAATATCTGTTCGACAGATTGTCGAAGACCCCGACAGCACCATGGCCTCTAAAATAAATGAAGCCCACGAACATATCGCTAAAGCGGAGAAAAAGTAAGATGCAACGGTTGTTTTGATTTCGCAAGCTGTAACGGTACTGTTGGCGAATCAAGCGCCGCTGTCAGTGTCAGATGCTTTAGAATATTAGCTAGCTATCAACTGGATCTAGCAACCTTGTCAAGAATATCTGACCGTAATTGGTTgacaatattttgaaaataagatGAAATAACGATATTTTCATTGAACTATTAGTTAGCTTGTTATCTGTAGCTACTGCCAGCGCCAGTCTGGATGCATCCATCCGTCGGCAATTGCTACGGTGCTTGCTATGGTGCGGTGGTCTAAACGGCCTCCTGTTACGGATTTTCCtagtatttatatttacatCTGTTAgttcatgatttaaaaaattgtGTCACGTCTTATTTCTCAGCCTAAAGACAAGCATGACAAAGTGGAAGCCAGATTATGACAGTGCTGCATCAGAATACGCGAAAGCCGGTAAGCATGCGTGTAACATATAATAGCTTCTGCGATTCAGTAAGAATGCCATTGAGTGTGTATTTCTGAAACTGCTTAACATTATGAGGTTGTCATATTCGCAGCTGTGTGCTTCAAGAATGCCAAGCAGTTTGAACAAGCCAAGGATGCTTACCTAAAAGAGGCAGAGTATCATACGGAGAACAAGGCATTGTTCCATGCAGCCAAGTGAGTATTTTTATATCAATTATTgagatggattttctttttactttagCTCCTCTTGTAAAATgttcaattatcttttttcagAGCAATTGAGCAAGCAGGAATGATGATGAAGGTGAGTCCCCAAACATGAGCTAGATTGTTGCTGGGTGCATTGTAATATCTGGTCAGACAATGGAGATTGCTGAGCAATGATATCTGTGACTCTGCTGGTCAGTATAGAATCAATAATCAGTTCTCCTGTTTCTGTTGGGGTGTAACAGGACCTGAAGAAGATGCCAGAGGCGATCCAGCTGATCGAGAAGGCCAGTATGATGTATGTAGAGAACGGTACCCCAGACACAGCTGCCATGGCCCTGGACCGGGCAGGGAAGTAAGTTCTAGTGGACCTGACATTGGTTGCCAGGGAAGCCCCACCAGTCCGTACACCcgtccacccacccacccaaccacccacagatccatccacccacccacccaaccatcCACagatccacccacccacccaaccacccacaGATCCATCCACCTGtccacccacccaaccatcCACAgatccacccacccaaccacccacagatccatccacccacccaaccacccacagatccatccatccacccacccaaccacccacaGATCCATCCACCCgtccacccacccaaccacccacaGATCCATCCACCCGTCCAACCACCCACAGATCCATCCACCTgtccacccacccaaccacccacaGATCCATCCACCTGtccacccacccaaccatcCACAgatccacccacccaaccacccacagatccatccacccacccaaccacccacagatccatccacccacccaaccacccacaGATCCATCCACCTGtccacccacccaaccatcCACAgatccacccacccaaccacccacaGATCCATCCACCTgtccacccacccaaccacccacaGATCCATCCACCTGtccacccacccaaccatcCACAgatccacccacccaaccacccacaGATCCATCCACCTGTCCACCTGtccacccacccaaccatcCACAGATCCATGCAACCGTCCATCCACTCGTCTGTTcgtccacccacccacccgtccacccatccacccacccgtccacccacccaaccatcCACAGATCCATGCAACCGTCCATCCACTTGTCTGTTCGTCCATCCACCCACCCGTCCATCCACTCGTCCGTCCATCCACCCACCCGTCCATCCACTCGTCTGTCCATCCACCCACCCGTCCATCCACTCGTCCGTCCATCCACCCACCcgtccacccacccacccacccgtCCACCCATCCAGTGTCACAGTGTCACACAGTGGAGGCTGTCTTTCATTGCCTGTTGAGATCCCTGGGGCTTTTCTACCCCTTCCCCGTCCACAACACTTAACTATTACAAATTAAAACTTCTGTTGGCAATGTGAGATTTGGGACTTCCCAGACATCCTGTATAGCAACAATCCCTGTGTGAATGATTTAAGATGTTCCACTGGTCATGTTTTTAATCGTACCCTCTGTGGTCCTCTTGTGTAGACTCATTGAGCCGATGAGTTTAGAGAAGGCCGTGGACCTCTACCAGCAGGCTGCTGGAGTGTTTGAGGTGCGTTGGACCAGGAATGCCTTTAGGTGAAACTACTGTAGGGTTGACAAGTTATTCTGATGTAGTATGTGTGTGGGCGtgtatgattgtgtgtgtgtgtgtgtgtgtagaatgaAGACCGCCTGCGTCAGTCAGCTGAGCTACTCGGGAAAGCGTCCAGACTGCTTGTCAGATTACGCAGGTAAACAATGTGTATAACATCTTCTAAAGGCTTCATAGATCCTTCGTTATGGCCTGGTAAGTGCAAACACACATCGCCAAACACGATCAGTGACGTCTTCctcactgttcccctcctcctgttcACCTCCTCCTGTTCACGTCCTCCTGTTCACCTCCTCCCGTTCACGTCCTCCTGTTcacctcttcctgtctcctcgGACCAGACTGGATGAAGCTGCAGCCGCCCTGCAGAAAGAAAAGAACATGTATAAAGACATGGAGAATTATCCCACATGCTTCAAGGTGACCTAGCAGTCATTCTGTACACTGGACACCTTTCCATGCCCTTCACTGATATAACGTGCAGACATCCTCATCTCAGTGTACTAATGATTGTACACTGCCGATCCGTGTCTTTTCTCTCCTAGAAAACCACTGCAGAGGTTCTGGTTCATCTTCACAGGAATGACTTTGTGGCAGCAGACAAGTGTGTCAGAGAGAGCTACAGGTACTGTCAGAGAGAGCTACAGGTACTGTCAGAGAGAGCTACAGGTACTGTCAGCAGATGAATAAAGCACTGTGGCGGTTTTGTGCAACATTCCCACAGTGTGATTTAAAAGCAACCGACTGGAGGTCCTTTCCTGTTTGTCCTCCTTGACCCCAAAAACCCATACAGTAATAAGgtgtaataatataatatacagctccggaatttTTTTTGAGACCACtgaaactttttctttcctttccaaaaaagtgaaaagggaaggttttgattgaggaacagaagggttcaaattaagacaccactgcaaattgaacgcttctgttcctcactcaaaactttccttttcaacttttctggaaaggaaagaaaaaggtgcagtggtatcttaattttttccagagctgtatataatatacaacTTAGCAGATTcttttatccaaagtgactCACATCAGTGATTTTTTTCGATCTTGGTGTGCCAAAAGCAAACCCACAATTCTGGCATTGCTAACGCCATGCTCTCATATACTAAGCCACACAGGACAATGCTAGTGGACTATAGGCTACAGATTGTGACTGCAGTTTGatgacatcacttcctgtgtCCTGCAGCCTCCCAGGATACAGTGGGAGTGAGGATTGCGTCGCCATGGAGACGTTACTGCAGGGATACGACGAACAGGACGAGGATCAGGTACACCGTGTGTGTAGCTCCGCCCTCCTCAAGTACATGGACAATGACGTAAGTACCTTTAATTTATTCTGATCTTCAAATCAGTAACATCACTGACTAGCTCCTCTGTTCCCACCTGCAGTAACATCACTGACTAGCTCCTCTGTTCCCACCTGCAGTAACATCACTGACTAGCTCCTCTGTTCCCACCTGCAGTAACATCACTGACTAGCTCCTCTGTTCCCACCTGCAGTAACATCACTGACTAGCTCCTCTGTTCCCACCTGCAGTAACATCACTGACTAGCTCCTCTGTTCCCACCTGCAGTAACATCACTGACCAGCTCCTCTGTTCCCACCTGCAGTAACATCACTGACCAGCTCCTCTGTTCCCACCTGCAGTAACATCACTGACTAGCTCCTCTGTTCCCACCTGCAGTAACATCACTGACTAGCTCCTCTGTTCCCACCTGCAGTAACATTACTGACTAGCTCCTCTGTTCCCACCTGCAGTAACATCACTGACTAGCTCCTCTGTTCCCACCTGCAGTAACATCACTGACTAGCTCCTCTGTTCCCACCTGCAGTAACATCACTGACTAGCTCCTCTGTTCCCACCGGCAGTAACATCACTGACCAGCTCCTCTGTTCCCACCTGCAGTACGCCAAGCTGGCCATCTCCCTGAAGGTTCCCGGGGGAGGAGGGAAGAAGAAGAAGCCTGCCCCCCCACCAGGGGGCTCCGGGACGCCCGCTGCAGCCGAGGATGACGATGAATACGAGGGGGGGCTATGTTAGCCACTGACACCACGGGGTGCACCCGGCCGGCTCCCCTAAATGCTGATCCTGGGTCAGGTTGTTACCCCCCCCTCAGTCATTAGTGTTACGGTGGGTGGAGGGgaagctgatcctagatcagtacTTAGGGGAAAACCTCATTCCCTAACAAAAGCGAGCAAGGTGTCTGAATCCTCATACTGTCCTCTGCTTGACACGCCTGTCCTCTGTGGGTCCAGTGTGTTTGACATACTATGTATGTTTCTATATCAAACAGGTCCAGAAACTAAATGGATCATATTCCAAGTTACCTGTTGTAGAAATGGTTTATAGACTTTTAACCTTTCTATTGTTGTCTTCCGTTTAATTCCGTGTAACTATAACATATCACCTGTGTTTTAAGAGATCTATAACAGATAGGACACGTTGTACATGTTactttgttattattttgtagTGTTCATATCCACCGcccaacattttagaaaacaattacatatatatacacacacacatacagacgggtgacaaattaaaggaaatacCAACATGAaatgtctcagtaaggtgttgaaCCAGAACAGATTCATTGGGTCTGGTCATAGattctctggaactctactgggtTGGGACACtgttcttccaaaagatattccctcattttgGTGTTAGCTGTCAACCACAATTTCCGACCCTATTTACAGATGTCTGTCCCATAGATCTAAATACAGATGTAAATAGATCCCATAGATCTAAATGCAGATGTCAATAGATTCCATAGATCTAAATGCAGATGTAAATAGATCCCATAGATCTAAATGCAGATTTCACTTTAGCTACTGTTTCTATTGAAGTTGCCAGTTGAGCAGTCTGTGGTactgaagctcctgccatctCTGACCCAATAATGAACGCTTGTTTAGAGTCATTTAAACCCTTTCTTCtggccatcttgatccaaaatccaggtcaactgggcctgctcagcatgttcatacatgccacagagcatgatgggatgttaattgcttaattgtaacAAGCAGTACACCTGAATGGAAGCATCTGTTATGCattgttatgttcctccactcatttattaaGGTCTTTCCATCAGTTCGACACCCATCTGTATGAGCACCGATAAAAACATCAGCCTGTGGCTGAATCTGCTTGCCGACCCTGTCTGTAATTGGTGCAGTGGTGGGCATGTGTACTGATTCCCAATCctgatattttatttatgttctTGGTTTTCTAGTGACCGATGAGTTGACGGTTGTGTTGACAGATTAAATATGCTAGTGCTATATAGAGATGATTTGATGTATGTTCTGTGTAAGTGTCTCTGTACCGTAAGTATTTATTAAGCATTTATTAAGTATTTATTAAGTATTTATTAAGTATTTATGGTTGTAAAGTCAATGGTGGGCAGTAGCTGGGGCATTATGCAATGTAGTTGTAGTGGGCTTGAATGCAAGAGAAGAAACGTGATGAATAGAACAGAAAGGGACTGTCCAAAAGTTGGTTAAATGATAGCGTGGGTGTGTATTCATTCTGGCAAACAAAGCATTGCTGTTGCTACATGATAAGTCAATGTTTTGAATGTACGGATATTCTGTTCTGAAGTTGTCCCAATAGAAACTGTTTGCCAAGAATATTTGCATCAAAATAGTTTTGTTTGTTGGAATAAATACACACTAGGTTTCTTTGTCAAAGTTGTCTGAAATTAACGTACAATCATCCGACATCGCAAATTAAATATAGTGTGTAATTATAGATGTATTCACTCAAGTTCCCTGCCAAGGGTTTAAGAAATTCTTATGTAGCTTAACCTGTGAAATGTTTCTGTCTTCGTATCTCACTGTACAAAATGGATGTTACTGGAGTTTATCCTTTTTTATCAAATGGCTACACTCTGTGTATGTTAGTGATCAAAAACAAGAGAACATTACCatatttctttccaaaaaaagatttttgtgtgtgattctgATTCTACTGTTATTCCCCTGTGATGTTTTAACTGGAAATGGACAGTGTTTAATCTAGGACTTCCAAAGTCAACTTAGTGCTCATTTGTAAATGGCCACGTAATAAAACAATCCGTAACAACTGCCCTTATTCACAAAGCACAATAATCATCTTGGCAGAAatatgtgttaaaaaaaagaaaaaagacacatGTTGTGTATTTCTTGGGGCACCATCAGTGGTTCTTGTACATTCCTTTCAAAGCGTCACCACCCATTAGTTGATGACACTCAGTTGTCCTCATTAGCCATGGCTCCAGTCCTGTTGTGGTGGTCCCCTTGTACACCAAACCGCTGCTAATCGGACACTGACCACAAGTAATTAAAGCAGTTCTAAGAGCCTTCTTCCAGAAGTGTAACTTGAAAAGGATGTTGTTTTAGTAATGGATGTGAGACCTATGTATATTTTATGAGGACAGACGGTCTGCTAATGTCTCGGTCCTCCTCTCGTGCTGTGTCCTTTACTCTGGTCTTAATGCATCCCGGCGCAGCTTCTGTGATGTTCCTCCTCTGTaggtgtggtgtgtctgtgcattAGCCCCATCCCAGCAGTGTACGAAAGCATAGCCGTCAGATGAGAATAAAACCGATGAATCGCTCACTGTGTGACTGACTCATATTGAACGGGAGGCTTCTCACTCTGTGTTTGCTGCCAATGAATGGAATTTTGCTAGTTGAATAATATATAAGCATGTACACGCATTTGGAATGCATTTATATTCCTATCCTACATCTCAAGAATGACGTTTCCTGGGAACTATTGTAAAAACCGCGATTACGTTCTATGTCAGCATATCTAGTTGCCATGACGTTGGTCAAGAACAtgatatatttagaaaaattgaTCGATGTGTATTGTAATAATCCAATAGTTTTGTAGGATTTCACCTGTCCAAATAAGGCAATTTATGTAGACCATCCCCACTCAACATCCCCCCTCAACATCCCCCCTCAACATCCCCCCTCAACATCCCCCCTCAACATCCCCCCTCAACATCCCCCctcaacatccccactcaacatCCCCCCTCAACATCCCCCctcaacatccccactcaacatCCCCCCTCAACATCCCCCCTCAACATCCCCCctcaacatccccactcaacatCCCCCCTCAACATCCCCCctcaacatccccactcaacatccccactcaaGCCAAGtcagttgtttttaaaagaataatacaaGACGAAAACCTGTATGGAGAGCGCCGCGTgtggccattcaaaatgtggattGATATATAATGTTCTGGACCGACGTAATGGCATAGAACGTAATCACGGTTTTTACAGTAGTTCCCAGGGAACCTAATTCTTGACATATACGGTAGTTATATTAATTTATAAATGATGTCCAATTACATTatgtgcaattatgtccaatgTCCTTTTGATAAGTCACTAAAGTGGATCAAACAGTTCATAATTTCCCTGATACGTTATTACATACACTGCAAAAAGTTATGgcttatcaagtatatttatcttattttcaggttaaaaaccctaccatccttaaaataaggtatatttttcttaacaagctagaatatacagcttgtttttagaaaatatgccttgaatatttgccttgaatattgtgtaatttgtcttgttccactGGCAACTTTTTTTGCAGTCTAACACTGGACTGGTCCCTTAGAAACATGACCTCTGAAAGCTCAAAGTTGAcctttcttgttttattttggcAACCACAGGACCATAACAATACCAGGTTTCCATAATGGACCACGGTAACCATACATTTCCATAATGGATCACGGTAACCACACATTTCCATAATCGTTCCACATTTAAATCTTTAAACATACTAGTCCTTTAAAGGTCCTTCAAACATTCTAGTCCTTTAAAGGGAACTTTACATACCGATCTTTTAAAGGTACTTTAAACATACAGccaacatgttttcttttcaccCCCCAACTCCCACCCTACCTTAAAACTGCTATGTTTGTAATCAAAATTACCCATGACAAtaagtattttttcttttctttcatgctACAATGTCCTCTAATGCATAGCTCGGACCAAAGGGAcaaacagtgtttgtgttttatatgaATGGTCTGTTTTCTCCATCTGCCTTCACTCCTCATCATATCTTGATGGAACTGAAGTGATGCTTGGCTGAGTTGAAGTCAGGAGGTGGAATTGGAAGaagtttacatttacataatttctcaagttaaaaacacaaaatggagGAAGTCAACACGTTTCCAGAGTCCTGTTCAAACCTGCTGTTAGCATGCCCTGATCTTGTCTGTTCACACCTGCTGTTAGCATGCCCTGATCTTGTCTGTTCACACCTGCTGTTAGCATGCCCTGATCTTGTCTGTTCACACCTGCTGTTAGCATGCCCTGATCTTGTCTGTTCACACCTGCTGTTAGCATACCCTGATCTTGTCTGTTCACACCTGCTGTTAGCATGCCCTGATCTTGTCTGTTCACACCTGCTGTTAGCATGCCCTGATCTTGTCTGTTCACACTGATAACAATCCCATCACAGTGTGTACTTCAATCGGCTACACTGTCTACATTGTGTACACAACCAGAATGTGGACAAGGTCAGGACAAAAAACACGTTAGTGCCAGGTCTAAACTGTGTCTACAATGCTCTGGTCCAGCCCAGTAGCTTCAAGGCAACCTGATTAAACATTCGAAACGTCCTCCAGCCTGTGCTCTGGCCGCCTAATTGGGCTGTACTCAGTGTCAGAACGTTCAGATAGAAATATGCTATGTAGAACAAATATTCCTTTCCAACGTATAACATTAGGAATTACGTCTGCCATAttcatgcaatttctatttgcAACGTTCAAGCACCTTTTGCAGCACAATGTGGATACGGAGAACCGGGAGAAGCAACACTGCTCCTGGGGAGCCCAGGTACTACAAGAAACAAGACATCACAGTTATTGCCTCAATTCAACACACCTGTTTTGCAGGTTTGTTAGACGAAAAAACATTAAGTGTTTGTGGCTGCCTATAGCACCAGGGAAGCCTGCTCCTGCCGTAGGAAATGAAAAGTCAGCTTGCCTGAGCAAAACACTGTCTTTTTTCAGATAAACAGCGCTGGAAGCTGCTTGACATATGTACAGATGTGTTTTGGGTGTGGGTACTCTATGAGAGGAGAACCTTTAGTAGAATAGTAGAACAGTCGAAGTAACTGTGCTTATTACAGTTAGTACAGAATCTACACCTTGAACCTTTACTTCGATGTCCAACGTCTTATCTATTTACAGGTCATAGCAATAGCCAGCCCCTGGGTTTATCTTGTCAATTACCTGGTGCAGATGTTTTTCCTCCCATGGCCATTTACGGTTAGCACAACATAGATGTCAAGTTAACAGCCATTATCCCGGCACAGTATCCACAAAACTTTTACCATTAACATGCTTTTTAATGCTTTGTCTTATATGACCGTCTTTTAATACTGTAGATAATCTAATCTAAGTAGATACCATAACATATGAACGGTTCTGCACTCTGAATGttaaaattattaaatgtgAACCACTTCATTGTGAAACCACAACTAATGTCTTTCTTTTCCTGAGAGAGATCATATCTGATAATTAACACAAGCTTCGGTTTGGAAAATTCTGGTTACTTTCGCAAAATGTCAAGGATTTCCAGATATTCCATTTGGAGAATTTTCTATTTATACCCTGATTTAGGGAATCTTCCAACTAGAATTTCTGGGAAATCTAGGAATTTGGGAAGGTTACTGGAATTTTGAATCCCAACAGGCTTGCCGTATAAACAGACAACATAAGGCATGTACAGATTGTCGAATAATGCATTTAGCTTTAGCGCCTTTAGAAGCAGCTCTCTGCCTAGCCTCAGAGATTAACCAGATGGGACAGTCGGCCATCTTGGTCATGAGCTGCCTCCTACATAACTACAATAACATTGTTCAAAATGGCCACCTCGGGGGATATGATGAAGAGCTCCATAATATTGCACAACCCCACGATCCAGGAGCTTAAATCAGGAAAAAggttgaaaatatttgaatgggTGAGTCTTGTGTCCAATTCATCATCATGGTTCTCATCAATTGGTGGGGAGCCCTTTTTAAAACCCCAACCCATGTCAGGAGAGGCAGGACGTCCCTTTACACTCAGGTCGTTGGTCAACAGTGGCCAGGGCACCGGAAGCTCTTTGGATACTGTTCAAACTCTCCCCCAGCCTCTGTGGAGAGGCTAGCTtgtattctgtatttatttggcTTCCTGCAGCCTTGGCCTTCACAGCAGCCACTCATCCTCCGGTCCAGACAACGGAGCACCCTTGTAGTGTCCAATCGGTCAATGCGTTCAAAGGGAAAGAAGCAAAACGGTTGCAAGTGACTGGAGAACCTCCCTTGTCTGAGCTGTCTTGGTTTCCTGACCTCAGTCTGTCAGGTTGTTGTCCCCAATATGTGTGTTTTAGGGTTGTATGGATGTTTCTTAGtctttgtatatatattttttgcaatagCAACCATCAATCTCTGCTCTTACTCTTTGAAAGACAGCCTGCATGAAAATGGCTAACACTTATAAAACTGATTAAAGAAGTGTCAGGAAAGTGTCTTAGCCTGACAGGTCAGTCAGTTTTACAGACATCCCAGGAACCACAGCCAGTCAAGAATCCAGGGGTCATCTGAAGGGGAGAAACACTGCTAAACGTCTCACTGTTGCCAGCTCACTGAGTTTTCTCCCTGGTCCATTTGATCATAGTCTCTGGCGAGCGATAGAGGAAGATAAGTTTGGCGTACATGTCTTCCTCCAGGTCCAGCTCGCCAGTCTCTCGGACCAGAAAGATGTCGGTACACAGCTTCAGGATGCGGTCCACGTTGGGCAGCTCCTCGAACataatggtgtgggagatgcCGCTGAAGAACTCGCGGACAAACTTGCCGATGACGAGCACCACCGAGGCATACAGACCCATGATCCtagaggagaggaaaacagaaGAAGTCGCTGAGGCTGTGCCCACAGGATGGTAAAACTTGTTTTACTCCTGCCTATTTCTCTTGAATAACTAACTCTGTTCACTTCTAACCACGGTCTTCAAGCTATATCAATGTCTTCAATCAATTTTAGTGAAAGGTAAGTAAAGGTGAAACAATTCTGGATAAAGCTAAATCAGGGGTCCTGCTGCTTTATAGGCAGGAACGAAAAACCACATCACAGACTCTCCAGGACTGTCATGTCGTCCACTTAACACATCCAGGAAGCCCAGACCAGACCAgcccagaccagaccagaccagaccagacttTATGATATCTAATGGATTGTGATTGGATTGTCAACTCACCCGTAACCAGCCAGGAAGCCCAAACTTGGAGGGCTGACCTGGTCACTGAACACGTAGAGATCCAGCCCAGCTTCATTGTGCTTTTCGGGGCTCCGGACATTGATCTGTCCTGGAGCTGTCTGGTTCACTATCCACCACTCCTGGGACTCCCCTGTGACGTTATCAGAACGCTTCAACATAAGCGTGATGTTCATGAGTTTGGAGTCTGGAAGATGGGAAGGAATTCTGTATTgttcacaaacatttgtttctaGAAAATGTTCAGTTGTACAGTAATTACAAGTCCATACAGAGCTGGTCCATGGGGCTACTTGATTGATATACAGCTGGTCCATGGGGCTACTTGATTGATATACAGCTGGTCCATGGGGCTACTTGATTGATATACAGCTGGTCTATGGGGCTACTTGACCTTTATACAGCTGGTCTATGGGGCTACTTGACCTTTATACAGCTGGTCTATGGGGCTACTTTACCTTTATACAGCTGGTCTATGGGGCTACTTTACCTTTATACAGCTGGTCTATGGGGCTACTTTACCTTTATACAGCTGGTCTATGGGGCTACTTTACCTTTATACAGCTGGTCTTTGGAGTTACTTTACGTTTATACAGCTGGTCTATGGGGCTACTTTACCTTTATACAGCTGGTCAACAGGTTTGGCCTCAGAGTCACTTGGGGCACGGAGATATCGAGGGAACAAATGTTTTATCACCCTGCAGAGaagaacaaaatatttattagttCTGATGATGACAATAATTCACTTAAAACGGGTACCAAATGACAAATGAAGTGTTCACAGTACTTCAAGGTAGTAAAATAACCTGCATAGGACAGAAAAGTTGTTTAAAGAGAGCTGGCTGGCACAACCGGCTGGCAATCTTCTAGTAATGTCATTTTTCACCATACCAATAAATGCTCATTCCTGCACATTT encodes:
- the napgb gene encoding N-ethylmaleimide-sensitive factor attachment protein, gamma b yields the protein MASKINEAHEHIAKAEKNLKTSMTKWKPDYDSAASEYAKAAVCFKNAKQFEQAKDAYLKEAEYHTENKALFHAAKAIEQAGMMMKDLKKMPEAIQLIEKASMMYVENGTPDTAAMALDRAGKLIEPMSLEKAVDLYQQAAGVFENEDRLRQSAELLGKASRLLVRLRRLDEAAAALQKEKNMYKDMENYPTCFKKTTAEVLVHLHRNDFVAADKCVRESYSLPGYSGSEDCVAMETLLQGYDEQDEDQVHRVCSSALLKYMDNDYAKLAISLKVPGGGGKKKKPAPPPGGSGTPAAAEDDDEYEGGLC